The bacterium genome has a segment encoding these proteins:
- a CDS encoding ribbon-helix-helix protein, CopG family, translating to MTQITARVSDDIARQIDEAAAQLKRSRAQVVRQALEYYLEDLEDLKLGIERLRDPADPILEWDDVRRELLDQD from the coding sequence ATGACACAGATCACTGCACGCGTCTCCGATGACATCGCCCGCCAGATCGATGAGGCTGCAGCCCAGCTGAAACGCTCGCGGGCCCAGGTTGTGCGCCAGGCACTGGAGTACTACCTCGAGGATCTCGAGGATCTCAAGCTGGGAATCGAGCGGCTCCGGGATCCCGCGGATCCCATTCTCGAGTGGGACGACGTGCGACGTGAGCTACTCGATCAGGATTAA
- a CDS encoding zinc ABC transporter substrate-binding protein produces MTRRVHSIAAAAFAVAVPALSATGEVQVVTTLPAYASIAQFVGGERVSAQAISRGDEDAHFVKPKPSFALMLKRADLFVTTGLDLELWAPTLVDKSGNRKIRDGEPGFVSASEGVVMRDVPESVSREGGDVHIYGNPHIHTSPINAKTIAANIAMGLKRVDPAGASDYDANLARFSERIDTALYGGELVDLLGAGTLEALAREDRLIDFLESKDYEGERLIEKLGGWLSQALSFRGRKIVAYHKNWIYLTDLLGLEVVGFVERKPGIPPSARHVHELLGRIEAENVEVLLGANYFNRNQIQTIADRAGCTAVIVALSPMEVSAEGYFELIGGWIGDLADAFDS; encoded by the coding sequence ATGACAAGACGAGTCCATTCGATCGCGGCCGCCGCCTTTGCCGTGGCGGTGCCGGCGCTGTCGGCGACAGGCGAGGTCCAGGTGGTTACCACTCTGCCCGCCTACGCCTCGATAGCTCAGTTCGTAGGCGGTGAGAGAGTTTCCGCCCAGGCGATCTCACGCGGTGACGAGGATGCTCATTTCGTCAAGCCGAAGCCCTCGTTCGCGCTGATGCTCAAGCGGGCCGATCTCTTTGTCACCACCGGACTCGATCTCGAGCTCTGGGCGCCGACCCTGGTCGACAAATCGGGCAACCGCAAGATTCGCGATGGCGAGCCGGGTTTCGTGAGCGCCAGCGAGGGAGTGGTCATGCGCGACGTTCCGGAGTCGGTCAGCCGCGAGGGCGGCGACGTTCACATCTATGGCAATCCCCACATTCACACGAGTCCGATCAATGCCAAGACCATCGCCGCCAATATTGCGATGGGTCTGAAGCGCGTCGACCCGGCCGGGGCGTCCGACTATGACGCCAACCTGGCGAGGTTCTCGGAGCGGATCGACACGGCCCTGTACGGGGGAGAGCTGGTCGATCTGCTCGGTGCGGGAACCTTGGAGGCGCTCGCCCGTGAAGACAGACTGATCGACTTTCTCGAGTCCAAGGACTACGAGGGCGAGAGGCTGATCGAGAAACTGGGTGGTTGGCTCAGCCAGGCGCTCTCCTTTCGTGGCCGCAAGATCGTCGCTTATCACAAGAACTGGATCTACCTGACCGACCTGCTCGGTCTCGAGGTGGTCGGCTTCGTCGAGCGTAAGCCAGGGATTCCGCCGTCGGCCCGGCACGTCCATGAGCTTCTCGGTAGGATCGAGGCCGAAAACGTAGAGGTCTTGCTTGGAGCCAACTACTTCAATCGCAACCAGATCCAGACCATCGCCGATCGTGCCGGCTGCACCGCGGTGATCGTGGCGTTGAGTCCGATGGAGGTCTCGGCCGAGGGATACTTCGAGCTCATCGGCGGTTGGATCGGTGATCTCGCAGACGCTTTCGATTCCTGA
- a CDS encoding radical SAM protein translates to MTWLPAHEPVDSRFLLEDFEPAYLNTWHRGALDAKAEAALAELGECRACPRDCGIDRLADETAACHTGRHAIVSSAFAHFGEEGCLRGSRGSGTIFFSRCNLRCVFCQNWDISQQRSGREMSAIEIADLMIELQAEGCHNINFVTPEHVAPQVVEAIAEAIPRGLALPIVYNTSAYDAPSSLALLDGLVDIYMPDFKFWSNDSSKRLAKAEDYPERARAAISEMHRQVGPLRFGPDGTARRGVLVRHLVMPGQVEETKAILRWLSEELSPDTYVNIMGQYRPQYQVGATGRDGNAKHADIDRRPATRELRTAYDAARRAGLWRFAAPVFAD, encoded by the coding sequence ATGACCTGGTTGCCCGCTCATGAGCCGGTCGACTCCCGATTCCTGCTCGAGGACTTCGAGCCGGCCTATCTGAACACCTGGCACCGTGGGGCGCTCGACGCCAAGGCCGAGGCGGCGCTCGCCGAGCTCGGTGAGTGCCGGGCTTGTCCGCGCGATTGCGGCATCGACCGGCTCGCCGACGAAACCGCCGCCTGCCACACGGGCCGCCACGCCATCGTTTCGAGCGCCTTCGCCCACTTCGGTGAAGAAGGCTGCCTGCGGGGATCGCGCGGATCGGGCACTATTTTCTTCAGCCGGTGCAATCTGCGCTGTGTCTTCTGTCAGAACTGGGACATCTCGCAGCAGCGCTCCGGCCGGGAGATGAGCGCCATCGAGATCGCAGATCTGATGATCGAGCTCCAAGCCGAGGGTTGTCACAACATCAACTTCGTCACACCCGAGCACGTCGCGCCCCAGGTCGTCGAAGCCATTGCCGAAGCGATTCCCCGGGGGCTCGCGCTCCCGATCGTCTACAACACCAGCGCCTATGACGCCCCTTCCTCCCTCGCGCTGCTCGACGGTCTCGTCGATATCTACATGCCCGACTTCAAGTTCTGGAGCAACGACAGCTCCAAGCGGCTGGCCAAAGCCGAGGATTATCCCGAGCGGGCCCGGGCGGCCATTTCCGAGATGCACCGCCAGGTGGGGCCGCTGCGCTTCGGACCGGACGGCACCGCCCGGCGCGGCGTCCTCGTGCGTCACCTGGTCATGCCGGGCCAGGTCGAGGAAACCAAGGCCATCCTTCGGTGGCTAAGCGAAGAGCTCTCGCCCGACACCTACGTCAACATCATGGGCCAGTACCGGCCCCAGTATCAGGTGGGCGCGACCGGGCGCGACGGAAACGCCAAACACGCCGACATCGACCGACGGCCCGCGACACGGGAGCTCCGGACGGCTTACGACGCCGCGCGCCGAGCAGGTCTGTGGCGCTTTGCAGCACCGGTATTCGCGGACTGA
- a CDS encoding NAD(P)H-binding protein, with translation MDRLRNGAYSARMTTTTPTTRTSQANSTTQTTLVLGASGKTGRRVADRLTAAGLPVRAASRSGETRFDWQDEATWAPALAGVDAAYITYYPDLAFPGAADTVGTFADLAVANGVRRLVLLSGRGEEGARQAELRVESSGADWTIVRCAFFNQNFSETFVEPVRRGVLAMPGGDTAEPFLDADDIADVVFAALTDDCHIGPLYELTGPRLLTLAEAAGELATAIGREVRYIPVTPKEYATELVTHGMPEEEAVPIAELIAEVLDGRNSYLTDGVERALGRPPRDFADYAHDTAATGAWDLERRAS, from the coding sequence ATGGACCGTCTCAGAAATGGCGCCTACTCTGCTCGCATGACAACCACAACCCCAACCACCCGTACCTCACAGGCCAACTCAACCACACAAACCACCCTCGTGCTCGGCGCCAGTGGCAAGACCGGACGGCGAGTCGCCGACCGGCTCACCGCCGCCGGGCTTCCGGTACGCGCCGCGTCCCGCTCGGGCGAGACCCGGTTCGACTGGCAAGACGAAGCCACGTGGGCTCCTGCGCTGGCCGGCGTCGACGCCGCCTACATCACCTACTACCCCGACCTTGCCTTCCCCGGGGCCGCCGACACCGTCGGCACATTCGCCGACCTGGCCGTCGCCAACGGCGTTCGGCGGCTCGTGCTCCTGTCCGGCCGGGGCGAAGAAGGCGCCCGGCAAGCCGAGCTGCGCGTCGAGAGCTCCGGCGCCGATTGGACGATCGTGCGCTGCGCGTTCTTCAACCAGAACTTCAGCGAGACCTTCGTCGAACCCGTGCGCCGCGGCGTGCTCGCCATGCCCGGCGGCGACACCGCCGAGCCGTTTCTCGACGCCGACGACATCGCTGACGTCGTCTTCGCCGCGCTGACCGACGACTGCCACATCGGACCGCTCTACGAACTGACCGGCCCCCGCCTCCTCACCCTGGCCGAGGCCGCCGGCGAGCTCGCTACAGCCATCGGCCGCGAGGTGCGCTACATTCCGGTGACCCCCAAGGAGTACGCCACCGAGCTCGTCACTCACGGAATGCCCGAGGAGGAAGCCGTGCCCATCGCCGAGCTGATCGCCGAGGTGCTCGACGGTCGCAACTCGTACCTCACCGACGGCGTCGAGCGGGCCCTCGGCCGACCGCCGCGTGACTTTGCCGACTACGCCCACGACACTGCGGCCACCGGCGCCTGGGACCTGGAGCGGAGGGCCTCATGA
- a CDS encoding porin family protein, translated as MYKSDTDIRRFSLATFAFILFLCAGLPAIAQDTGWSIGLGLTGSAATSEGDGVQDIDFGGITLFGRWQHQSSGWGAMAELRGGEDDESFTELEYGQLNLYATYTWRRNKLLRPFIKFGISGTEVERVGGVSEDDSSGILGGGFEVGRGHWTFHYSIDGTETEIDLIDPRERTSFGSSTIGATFRF; from the coding sequence ATGTACAAGAGTGACACAGATATTCGGCGCTTCAGTCTCGCGACATTTGCCTTTATTCTCTTCCTCTGCGCCGGTTTGCCGGCGATCGCTCAGGACACGGGCTGGTCGATCGGTCTCGGCTTGACCGGCAGCGCGGCCACCTCGGAAGGCGACGGTGTCCAGGATATCGACTTCGGAGGAATCACACTCTTCGGCCGCTGGCAGCACCAGAGCAGTGGCTGGGGCGCCATGGCGGAGCTCCGCGGCGGCGAGGACGACGAGAGCTTCACCGAACTTGAGTACGGGCAGCTCAATCTGTACGCGACCTACACCTGGCGGCGGAACAAGTTGCTGCGGCCGTTCATCAAGTTCGGGATCTCGGGCACCGAAGTCGAGCGGGTCGGCGGCGTGAGCGAGGACGACAGCTCCGGGATTCTGGGAGGTGGCTTCGAGGTCGGCCGCGGACACTGGACCTTCCACTACTCAATCGACGGGACCGAAACCGAGATCGATCTGATTGATCCTCGGGAGAGGACTTCGTTCGGTTCGAGCACCATCGGTGCGACCTTCCGCTTCTAG
- a CDS encoding PQQ-binding-like beta-propeller repeat protein: MAKAQSDGSASQKPQKPQEPQRPLRLWPGVVAVVLQWLAWLVVPVVVPGAIAGYISALGALICGLLVVVWWAFFSRAPRVERWGAVALMIVALFATSLILHESIATGGQGFIYLFYAIPVLSLAFVVWAVAGRRLSDGPRRAAMVVTIVLACGAWALLRTDGTSSTSSEFAWRWSQTPEERLLAQADDEPDASASAPGAVETGETAADWPGFRGPDRDGKVPGTRIETDWSQSPPVELWRRPIGPGWSSFAVQGNLLYTQEQRGDDEVVACYDAITGEPVWRHRDAARFWESNAGAGPRATPTLSDGRVYAFGATGILNALAAGDGAVVWSRNVAADAGAEIPTWGFSGSPLVVDDLVIVAAAGQLLAYDLATGEPSWFGPDGGAGYSSPHVVMIDGVAQILLMSETGTVGVAPAAGTVLWEHPWPGFPIVQPALTADGDVLISASAGSGMRRLVVAQQPGEWTLEERWTSNGLKPYFSDFAVHNGHAFGFDGRILASIDLEDGKRTWKGGRYGQGQLVLLPDQDLLLVVSEKGELALVAATPERFSELARLPAISGKTWNHPVLVGDLLFLRNAQEMVAFRLSLVEG, encoded by the coding sequence ATGGCGAAAGCACAGAGCGACGGATCGGCTTCTCAGAAGCCGCAGAAGCCGCAAGAACCCCAAAGACCGCTCCGGCTGTGGCCTGGGGTGGTCGCCGTGGTGCTGCAGTGGCTGGCCTGGCTTGTCGTCCCCGTCGTCGTGCCAGGAGCCATTGCGGGCTACATCTCGGCGCTTGGGGCACTCATTTGCGGACTGCTTGTCGTGGTGTGGTGGGCGTTCTTCAGCCGGGCGCCTCGGGTGGAGCGCTGGGGCGCCGTCGCCTTGATGATCGTCGCTCTGTTTGCGACATCGCTCATCCTCCACGAGTCGATCGCGACGGGAGGCCAGGGTTTTATCTACCTCTTCTACGCGATTCCGGTCCTGAGTCTCGCCTTCGTCGTATGGGCGGTCGCCGGTCGCCGCCTGTCCGACGGCCCTCGACGCGCGGCGATGGTCGTGACCATCGTGCTCGCGTGCGGGGCGTGGGCGCTGCTGCGGACCGACGGCACGTCATCCACCAGCTCGGAGTTCGCCTGGCGTTGGTCACAGACTCCCGAGGAGCGGCTCCTGGCTCAAGCCGACGACGAGCCGGACGCGTCGGCGTCGGCTCCGGGGGCCGTAGAAACAGGGGAGACAGCAGCCGACTGGCCCGGCTTTCGAGGGCCCGATCGCGACGGCAAAGTCCCCGGCACACGGATCGAGACCGACTGGTCTCAGTCGCCACCGGTCGAGTTGTGGCGCCGGCCGATCGGACCGGGCTGGTCCTCCTTCGCCGTCCAAGGCAACCTGCTCTACACCCAGGAGCAGCGCGGCGACGACGAGGTCGTCGCGTGCTACGACGCGATCACCGGCGAGCCGGTATGGAGACACCGCGACGCGGCCCGGTTCTGGGAGTCGAACGCCGGCGCCGGTCCGCGCGCGACGCCGACCTTGAGCGACGGTCGAGTCTACGCGTTTGGCGCGACCGGAATCCTGAACGCGCTCGCCGCCGGTGACGGCGCGGTCGTGTGGTCGCGCAACGTGGCGGCCGACGCCGGCGCGGAGATTCCGACATGGGGCTTCTCGGGCTCGCCCCTGGTGGTGGACGACCTCGTCATCGTCGCCGCCGCGGGCCAGCTCCTCGCCTACGACCTCGCTACCGGTGAACCGAGTTGGTTCGGCCCGGACGGCGGTGCCGGCTACAGCTCGCCGCATGTTGTGATGATCGATGGAGTTGCGCAGATCTTGCTGATGAGCGAAACCGGTACCGTAGGCGTTGCGCCGGCCGCCGGCACGGTGCTCTGGGAGCATCCGTGGCCGGGCTTCCCGATCGTCCAGCCGGCCCTGACCGCGGACGGTGACGTCCTGATCAGCGCCAGTGCCGGGTCCGGCATGCGCCGCCTCGTGGTCGCTCAACAGCCCGGCGAATGGACCCTGGAGGAGCGTTGGACGTCCAACGGGTTGAAGCCCTACTTCAGCGACTTCGCCGTTCACAACGGCCACGCTTTCGGCTTCGACGGCAGAATCCTCGCGTCGATCGACCTCGAAGACGGCAAGCGCACCTGGAAGGGAGGACGCTACGGCCAGGGGCAGCTCGTCCTGTTGCCAGATCAGGACCTGCTGCTGGTGGTGTCGGAGAAGGGTGAGCTGGCGCTGGTCGCGGCGACCCCAGAGCGGTTCTCGGAGCTCGCCCGGCTCCCTGCGATCTCGGGCAAAACCTGGAATCATCCGGTGCTGGTCGGCGACCTCCTGTTCCTTCGCAACGCCCAGGAGATGGTCGCGTTTCGGCTGTCCCTCGTGGAGGGATGA
- a CDS encoding type II toxin-antitoxin system RelE/ParE family toxin, whose protein sequence is MSYSIRIKRSAAKDLRRLQPDIRRRLVEAIDRLAAEPLAGSALKGEFSGLRRLRVGQYRIIYEAIHGELTVLVVRVGHRQSAYR, encoded by the coding sequence GTGAGCTACTCGATCAGGATTAAACGCAGTGCGGCCAAGGACCTGCGACGGCTCCAGCCCGACATTCGACGTCGTCTGGTTGAAGCGATCGACCGGCTGGCGGCGGAACCCCTGGCCGGGTCCGCGCTGAAAGGTGAGTTCTCCGGTCTTCGGAGACTCCGGGTAGGTCAGTACCGAATCATCTACGAAGCCATCCACGGCGAGCTGACGGTTCTGGTGGTTCGCGTGGGGCACCGACAATCGGCCTATCGCTAG
- a CDS encoding AraC family transcriptional regulator: MDAFVGLLDGPRARGAFALRTVMSPPWSLRILAESPLTLIAIVQGEAWIAHDRGKTVRLGPGDVAVTRAPDHYTVADDPATPPDVVIHPGQRCCSPDGESVEERMSLGVRTWGNDPDGSMVMLVGAYESMGDISHRLLRALPPLLWLADDQWDSPLVSLLCDEVVKDEPGQAAVLDRLLDLLLIAVLRAWFARPEAEEPAWYRSQADPIVGRALRIMHADPACAWTVARLAAETGVSRAALARRFHDVVGEPPMTFLTGWRLALAADLLCEPDATVGSVARKVGYSSPFALSAAFKRVRGVSPQEHRASAMSSA, encoded by the coding sequence ATGGACGCCTTCGTCGGTCTGCTCGATGGGCCACGCGCCCGCGGCGCCTTCGCGCTGCGCACGGTCATGAGCCCCCCGTGGTCGCTCCGGATCCTCGCCGAATCGCCGCTGACGCTAATCGCCATAGTGCAGGGCGAAGCCTGGATCGCGCACGACCGCGGCAAGACCGTGCGGCTCGGCCCCGGCGATGTTGCCGTCACCCGTGCCCCCGACCACTACACGGTCGCCGACGACCCGGCTACGCCGCCCGACGTCGTCATCCACCCCGGTCAGCGCTGCTGTTCTCCGGACGGTGAGTCCGTGGAGGAGAGGATGTCGCTCGGCGTGCGGACCTGGGGCAACGATCCCGACGGCTCGATGGTGATGCTCGTCGGCGCCTACGAGTCGATGGGCGACATCAGCCATCGCCTGCTGCGAGCGCTGCCACCCCTGTTGTGGCTGGCGGATGACCAGTGGGACTCGCCGCTGGTCTCACTGCTTTGTGACGAGGTCGTGAAGGACGAGCCGGGTCAGGCGGCAGTGCTCGATCGTTTGCTCGATCTGCTGCTGATCGCGGTGCTGCGGGCCTGGTTCGCTCGACCCGAGGCCGAGGAGCCGGCCTGGTACCGATCCCAGGCGGATCCGATCGTCGGGCGCGCGCTGCGCATCATGCACGCCGACCCCGCTTGTGCGTGGACGGTGGCCCGCCTCGCAGCCGAGACCGGTGTGTCGCGCGCGGCGCTCGCCCGCCGGTTTCACGACGTCGTGGGCGAGCCGCCCATGACGTTCCTGACGGGATGGCGATTGGCTCTGGCCGCCGATCTGTTGTGTGAACCGGACGCAACTGTCGGCTCGGTGGCTCGGAAGGTGGGCTACAGCAGCCCGTTCGCGCTCAGCGCGGCGTTCAAACGAGTGCGAGGCGTCAGTCCGCAGGAGCACCGCGCTAGCGCCATGTCGTCGGCCTGA
- a CDS encoding SRPBCC family protein, whose amino-acid sequence MGDFSAFDAITIARTGSFELEMSPEEALPLFTAPGEKLWIPIWDPVVLNGDGYEKGTVFVTSNHGHTTYWLVMDYDTDAKHALYVRVTPDRDTGTVEVSIAANDTGGSTVNVAYQLTALSPTGNENLQESFTESKYAEMMEEWRSMINDSREKIEDHFGR is encoded by the coding sequence ATGGGTGACTTCTCTGCATTCGATGCGATAACGATCGCGCGTACCGGTTCATTCGAACTGGAGATGTCGCCGGAGGAAGCGCTGCCTCTCTTTACTGCGCCGGGAGAAAAACTCTGGATTCCTATCTGGGATCCAGTGGTGCTGAACGGCGACGGGTACGAGAAGGGCACTGTGTTCGTGACCTCCAATCATGGACACACCACCTATTGGCTCGTCATGGACTACGACACCGACGCCAAACACGCTCTCTATGTCCGTGTGACTCCCGACCGTGATACCGGCACCGTTGAGGTATCGATAGCGGCCAACGACACCGGCGGATCGACGGTCAATGTTGCCTATCAACTGACTGCTCTGAGTCCGACTGGCAACGAGAACCTGCAAGAATCGTTCACCGAGTCGAAATACGCCGAAATGATGGAGGAGTGGCGGAGCATGATCAACGACAGTCGAGAGAAGATTGAAGACCATTTCGGCCGCTGA